DNA from Methylobacterium currus:
TGGTCAGGATCGTCGCCCACCAGGAAGTAGACGCCCGTGCGGCTAGCCTCGTCACGGCTCAGGGCCTCACCCAAACGGGATCGTGGAGCGACCAGCGCGTGTCCCGTCCAGTTCATAATCTCTGCTGTGAGGATGCCCGTGGGTGATCCATCGACGAGATAGAGACGCACGCTCCGGCCTTGAACCAATGCACCCACCCTGACCTGCGAACAGCCAAGGATGCAGCGCCGGCTGAGTAGCCGCAAGTGTGCGTCAGATGGATCTTGGCGCGTTGCCGAGTTTAAGGCTTTGCATGCCGTCCACATAGGTATCGATCGACCCAAATCGATTCAGAAATAATATGCATGATAAATCCTATTTCAACACTTAACAATTATATCGATCGAAGAAGATGCGATCGCCAATTGTGGTTTCGATATATTCGAATTGACGTTCCAAATTTTAGCCATCGATACTTTTGTATCTTTTCATCACTTCAGAAACTCCGGACATTCGGACCTTCGTTCAAAAGGCGACTCTCACCACTTGACAAAATATGTTTTACAACAAAATTTAGCCAAGTAGAGAGATTGGAGGTTGACATGCGGCTTATCTCCATCCCTGCCCGGGTGATAGAAGACGACATACCAGTCGGCATGCCAGATATCGAAGTTGCAGAGTTTCTTACGTCATTAGAATATAAGAGTAGATTAGAAAAACTCGCTAGTAGAAGAACGTTCGTAACGGGAATATTGTCAACAGGGCTCGTTACAGCGGCTCCGGGGCTAAGTCATGGGCAAGGGGGTGCCGTTGGGGGGCTCGTTAACGTCATCGTTAAAAATCCAAAACTTGCCAAAATAGCATGGGAAGTCGGTGAGTATCTAGTTGGAAGATTTATTTCGCAAAACAAAAATAAGTCTGAAGGTCAGGATGGTAGCACTTCATTGACGATCAGCGCGGGCGGAAGGACTGAGTCTTCTCGTTCTATCACAATCGTTGTTCCTAGAAGTACGACGATAACAATTAGCTTCGACGACGGGCCAGCCCCCAGGTCTGAGGGAAACAAAAATTTCAATGTTATTTCGGCATTGAATGTCGCTACTACTAATTTTCGAGTCGGTGGGTAAAGAAGTTCAGAGGGGAGCCTGCAATGACATACCGAAATAAAGATCGCCTCAGGTTGAGTAGGCGCGCAATCGTTCTAGCTGGAGCAACGTTCGGAACTGGGCTGACAAGCGCGCAGGGAATCAGTCCAACGCCGCTCTATTGTTCTGTAGAACAGCTCAGACTCAGCAAGCGTCGCTGGCGTGTTGGGGAGCCTCTTTCAGGCTCGTGCAAGATTATTAATGATGACGGAAAAATACACAAAGGAAACATATTACTATCAATACTAAACGAAAATGATGAAATAGAGTCGTCAGACTACAGATCGATGACTGTAAGTGGTAAAGTGAGACTTGATTTCATTTTTGAGGATGGCCCAAGTCCCCGAACACCTGGAAAAAAACTCTTCAGGGTCTCGACATCCTACGAAGCCGATGCATACGAATTTATAGCCTATTAGGAGGTGTAGATGAATGCGTTTCTTGGTTTGTATGTCGTTATGGGTATGATTGGAGCGCCTGCCGTGCAAATCGACACTATCAGTCCAGCTCCTCTCCTAGGCTCCCGTTCCCAGCCGAACGTGATTTATGTCGGGCCCTTTGGGAGAAGAACAGGCAGAACTTTCTCATGCCAACTTGAGGTGAGATGTGGATCAATCATTGCCGAAGGTCAAGGTGAAGACATCGCCGCAGCAATGGAAAACGCGATTGGTAATGCCGAGAAAAGAGCAGCGGCTAAGGGTTCGGATTTCGATATAGACTCCTGTAAGCCTATAAACGAGGAAGCCTGTGATCAATAAGATGACTAACACCAGCATGCCAGCTACTATTCTAGTACTCTCTCCTACCTAATCGCCAGGGTGAATGCCTGCCATCGCTGCCCGTCGGGATGGTATCACGGGCGGTCGCGAGGAGAACGTGTAACTTTGACTCTGAGATGCCAGGAGGGGCGTGATATCCAACCGAAAGGGGGCTGACTGACACGTGTCAAGGAGGGGGCACGTTCGGGCACCTCAACTCACGTCCAACAGGACGTGTCAGTTCAGAAAGCTGTCTCTGCTCACTGGACGGTCACACGTGAACAAGATCCCCGTCACCGCTAGCCCCACTATTCACTCGGGCTTCCATCACTCTTGGACCATTGACAAACTTCGATGCAAGCCAGATCGCGAAACCGATTAGCAATATCTTAGTAATGGTTAATCGACGTGGTCCGTGATTCTCTTCAACATAAAACGAACCAATCCATACGATCACTAACATTAATGTTGCAGACAGCTTCATACAAGCGATCAATGATCCCGCAATTGGTCCGTTGAAATATATGGAACTGGCGATCGTTCCGAAGAAACTCCATATCCATACTAGACATCCCGCTATTATAACTAAAGCCAACATAGGATTTGATTTTGATATCGCGATTATTTCGAATGGTGGCATAGTTTCACGGCGAGAGAACGCAATGAAAGACAAAGAGGCAGCTATAAGCACTACTACAGGCGTCAGGAATACAGAAGCCGTCATACCTACATCGCCTATCGAATTGAAGACAACGTATCTCGAGCCACATCCCACTACAAACAAAATAAATGTGCTTCCAACCATCACAGACAATGCAATTGACAGATAATATTTCAAATCGTCGTTATTGATTTCTGTCGTTTTGAAATTACCATTAATGTATGACCGCGTCTCCACGTCTGTGATTGGACTCACTATTGATGACTGAGGCTGGATCCTGCTATCTTTATTATTAATTTCAGAGATGGGCGAGGAGAGGGCGGTGACTGGTGTCGGTTGCGTCGTTGCAGGCGCTTCATTGACCGCCAGGCGCACCTTCACAGCTCTCGGGAGGTCGCTCAGGTAGGGCCCTCTCACAAATTCCGAACCACGTCCTCCGCCATACACGCTGTCATATCGAGCCACGAGGTCTGAGATCGCCTCGCTGCATATGCGTGTTTCGATAACGGTATTGATCGCTGCCCGAAGCTGGGGCTGGGACGGCGAGGCGGGCAGACGGCCCCTGACAGCCGAGGTCACACAGTTAGTAGCTGCGCGCACATAGGGCATCACCAAACGCCTGTCGGTGTCGCCCTGTCGTTCCTGTGCCCTCGCTGAACCTGCGACGGCCCCGATTGCAATTATTACTAATGCTAGCCGCCGGATGATGGTCGACATCGCCATACCCCTTAAACGGAGAGAAATCCGCTTCAAGAGGAGCATAGCGGAGTTTGCTACGTGGGCAACCCGAAGAGACGTAGTCACACTGCGTTTCATGAAGGCGACGTTGAACTACGCTATAGGGACGAGAGTCCGTCGAGCCCGTGAAGCTGCCGGTCTGACCCAAGAGGCACTGGCAGGATCCATTGACCGGAGCAAAGAAGCGATCAGTAACATCGAGAGGGGTATTAATTTGCCAACCATAGATACGCTCCAACGAATTTGTGATGTGACAGGAATCAATATTAGCTTCATGTTCGAACAATCGCCGGAAGATCGAGACGTTTTGGACTTGAAAACTAAAGCAGATATATTGATGTCGAAGATGAATGTAAGCGAGCTGAGGTTCATTGTGAACATGATTGAGTTGTATAATAACCATAAAAGTGAAGTGATTGCTTCAGAATGATGTTTGTGTTTTATGATATAAAACTTATCAATGGCAGCGGGGGCAGTGCATGTATATACACTCGCCCCTACAAATAGTTATTTTATTACATCTACGTAAGTTTAATTCGTAATTTTATTGCTTATACTTGTTTGCAATAAGATACTTTTTAACAACATACGCAAGCAAGGGATAACTTTCTACTACACCTTGATAAAAACCATTCACCGAGCTCAATATAAGATTTCTTGATTCAATGTTAATGAATTTATTATCTTTAATATGATCGTCAATACACTTTGTTCCGGCTCGATATTCAGCTGCGAGCATATTATATCCAAACTCAACTCCATCAGTAAGATCATTAAATGTGTGCCTATAAAGGTAATACTGAACCGCAAGTTCAAACACTTCTATTGTTTCGTTGCGCAGATCGATGCTGCAATCGTTAGTTTCGTCAATCATTATATCATACCTATTTAAGTTGTTATATTAGTCCTCATACGTGGAAGTAAGAGGATGCGAGTTTATATCTTTGTCCAAAGAATTAGTCAGGCCGCTTGATAAAGATGCGATTTCTAATTAGATGAGAAAAGATATCATCACCTAGGTGACTTGTTATATAGTAGCATGATCTACATAACAAGTCAACAGTTAACTGTGACGTTTACGTCAGCGTTTCCCAAATATATAGCCCAGGTTTCAGCCGAACGACCCTCGACGCACTCGCTGAATGAAGCGTCTGACATCTGCTTTCCTATCGGACGGAGAGTTGGCGTTCGCCGCGGCTTGCATCAGGGCTGTCTCTAGGCCCCATGCACTCAGCCCAACATGTCGCAATCGGAGGCCGAGTTTGAAAATACCTTCGTTACCATTACCTCGTTTCGATCCCACAGCGTCCCACTCCCTCAGTGCATCGGCGACCTTCAAC
Protein-coding regions in this window:
- a CDS encoding helix-turn-helix domain-containing protein, with product MMVDIAIPLKRREIRFKRSIAEFATWATRRDVVTLRFMKATLNYAIGTRVRRAREAAGLTQEALAGSIDRSKEAISNIERGINLPTIDTLQRICDVTGINISFMFEQSPEDRDVLDLKTKADILMSKMNVSELRFIVNMIELYNNHKSEVIASE